Proteins co-encoded in one Aspergillus flavus chromosome 2, complete sequence genomic window:
- a CDS encoding putative snare-dependent exocytosis protein yields the protein MAHFLRGKQAGIQKDLSDGLSPDLFALDDFARYGINSQISAIAYDPVQSLIAVGTSDTQFGSGQIYVFGQRRVSVVFSLPRKASAKFLQFCADKLVSVDSKSEICVFSLETRQTLFSYAPPNHVSALLTDPSLDYAFIGLQNGDIIAYDLDRETLTPFKVPNLWAQRNPRARFCPVIALSFSPRDIGKILVGYPEGAVTFSFKQNLAQKYFEYEVPPGALGGNCDVPSQEPRRPRLTKAVWHPNGIFVLTVHDDNSLVLWDSKDGRKIAARSITTPNIDQPGASRERPLSAGSAVGLRDPITHIAWCVKGNGDDSGLLIAGGKPKAEANKGLTFIDLGPTPNYQTSSWAMISNYFESPKQITDLSTPPGAEVVDFCLIPRASPYYAGGHDPIALIAVLSSGELITLSFPSGHPITPTNMIHPSLSFVHPFVNKMTLTPVDRSAWLGLRERRSQGPKFLLGGAEGKKVLKRFEDRNVITTAHADGTIRLWDVGHDDEIENGDVIQVDLARAVGRVSNVEVTEMALSGSTGELSVGLRSGEVVIFRWGSNGSFGHEEPAGANEGPGKLTKVAHRTDPGLKQGLLPLTLLDMQQGSVTALKHSQVGFVAAGFEGGSLVIIDLRGPAVIHTARLSELTKPSKRSSFLRHRSSDDAPPEWPTSIEFGVLTLEGEDYSSICCFVGTNRGNFATFKILPTDNGGYTASFAGATLLDDKVISIIPINAETGDLALATPNAVGGLRNGVQVHGVVVAVTVSGCRIFKPATSKGAHKSWEDYLCDSAAVVKVEGRGYSLVGLFGDGNVRAFSIPGLKEMGCKEINYMADMKRLSESTICSNGTVLTWTGPSEVGLFNVWGAGTGLRHSEDQLYNIQAAIPPRPTITNMQWISGTQYISPADMDILIGGPDRPPSKKMQEQMKLEDQERRRLAREGRTMSNLSQEQGSQEGYWSYMQRQVQQRTENLNLAGDQMERLEENSSNWARDVNKYVQNQKKKAVLGVLGSKFGL from the exons ATGGCGCATTTCCTGAGAGGAAAGCAAGCTGGTATCCAAAAGGACCTGTCCGACGGCTTGTCGCCGGACTTGTTCGCCCTCGATGAT TTCGCTCGATATGGCATAAATTCTCAGATCAGCGCGATCGCCTACGATCCCGTTCAATCTCTTATTGCCGTTGGCACCAGTGATACTCAGTTTGGCAGCGGTCAGATCTATGTGTTCGGCCAGCGTCGGGTATCCGTTGTTTTTTCACTGCCCCGGAAGGCGTCGGCCAAGTTCCTACAATTTTGTGCGGACAAGCTTGTCAGCGTTGATTCGAAAAGTGAAATTTGTGTTTTCTCCCTCGAGACACGACAGACGCTCTTCTCTTATGCCCCTCCTAACCATGTCAGCGCCTTGTTGACCGATCCTAGCCTCGACTATGCCTTCATTGGCCTGCAGAATG GTGATATCATTGCATATGATCTCGATCGTGAAACTTTAACTCCTTTTAAAGTTCCCAATCTCTGGGCCCAGCGTAATCCGCGAGCGCGCTTTTGCCCTGTCATCGCACTCTCCTTTTCACCTCGCGATATTGGAAAGATCCTAGTGGGCTATCCTGAGGGAGCTGTGACATTCTCGTTTAAGCAGAACTTAGCACAGAAGTACTTCGAGTATGAAGTTCCTCCGGGTGCATTGGGTGGGAATTGCGATGTTCCATCCCAGGAGCCGCGCAGACCAAGACTGACTAAGGCCGTTTGGCACCCTAACGGAATTTTCGTATTGACAGTGCATGATGATAATAGTTTGGTCCTTTGGGACTCTAAAGATGGTCGCAAGATAGCGGCTAGGTCAATCACAACCCCCAATATTGACCAGCCAGGTGCTAGTCGTGAGAGACCACTGTCAGCAGGGAGCGCTGTTGGGCTCAGGGACCCCATTACTCATATTGCGTGGTGTGTTAAAGGAAATGGGGATGATAGTGGACTTTTAATAGCTGGTGGTAAGCCGAAAGCTGAGGCCAACAAAGGACTTACTTTCATCGATCTGGGGCCGACTCCAAACTATCAAACATCCTCTTGGGCCATGATATCGAATTATTTCGAATCTCCAAAACAAATAACAGATCTCTCCACGCCTCCAGGCGCAGAAGTCGTTGATTTCTGCCTTATTCCTCGCGCCTCACCCTACTATGCTGGTGGACATGATCCGATTGCCTTGATCGCTGTTCTTTCTTCGGGAGAGCTGATAACTTTGAGCTTCCCTAGTGGTCATCCAATTACCCCCACCAATATGATCcacccttctctttcatttgTTCACCCCTTCGTAAACAAGATGACCCTTACGCCAGTCGATCGTTCAGCTTGGCTTGGCCTCAGGGAACGGAGGTCGCAAGGGCCAAAGTTCCTACTAGGCGGTgcggaagggaagaaggtcCTCAAGCGCTTTGAAGATCGTAATGTGATCACAACCGCTCATGCTGATGGCACAATTCGTCTCTGGGATGTAggccatgatgatgagatcGAGAACGGGGATGTCATCCAGGTGGATTTGGCGCGTGCCGTTGGCCGTGTTAGTAATGTTGAAGTTACTGAAATGGCCCTAAGTGGGTCAACAGGTGAGCTGTCGGTTGGCCTCAGGAGTGGTGAGGTCGTGATATTCCGTTGGGGCAGCAATGGAAGTTTTGGCCACGAAGAGCCCGCCGGCGCTAACGAAGGACCGGGGAAGTTGACTAAGGTCGCTCACAGGACTGATCCTGGGTTGAAGCAGGGACTTCTTCCCCTTACCCTTTTGGATATGCAACAAGGATCAGTCACTGCGCTGAAACATAGCCAAGTTGGATTTGTCGCTGCTGGCTTCGAAGGTGGCAGTCTGGTGATCATCGACTTGCGCGGACCAGCTGTGATTCATACAGCGCGATTGTCCGAACTCACAAAACCTAGCAAGCGGAGCAGTTTCTTGAGACACCGATCGTCTGATGATGCCCCACCAGAATGGCCAACAAGCATTGAATTTGGTGTATTGACTTTGGAGGGCGAAG ATTATTCGAGCATTTGCTGCTTTGTAGGCACCAATCGGGGAAATTTTGCAACCTTTAAGATCCTTCCAACGGATAACGGGGGTTATACGGCTTCGTTTGCTGGAGCAACTTTGCTGGATGATAAGGTCATAAGCATCATTCCTATTAATGCCGAGACCGGTGACCTTGCCTTAGCTACTCCGAACGCGGTTGGAGGTTTAAGAAATGGAGTTCAGGTTCACGGTGTCGTTGTTGCTGTAACCGTTTCTGGCTGCAGGATATTCAAACCTGCAACTTCTAAGGGCGCACATAAATCGTGGGAAGATTATTTGTGCGACTCTGCTGCAGTGGTCAAGGTCGAGGGTCGAGGTTACAGCCTTGTTGGGCTCTTTGGTGATGGCAACGTGCGGGCTTTCTCTATCCCAGGCCTCAAAGAGATGGGCTGCAAGGAAATAAATTACATGGCTGATATGAAACGCCTCTCGGAATCCACAATTTGTTCTAATGGAACAGTTCTTACCTGGACAGGGCCTTCCGAAGTCGGATTGTTTAACGTTTGGGGAGCTGGAACTGGGCT GCGACATTCCGAAGACCAGCTCTATAATATACAGGCAGCCATCCCGCCACGCCCTACAATTACCAACATGCAATGGATCTCCGGCACCCAATATATCTCTCCTGCTGACATGGACATTCTCA TTGGAGGCCCGGATCGTCCGCCTTCTAAAAAGATGCAAGAGCAGATGAaacttgaagatcaagagcGTCGAAGACTTGCTAGGGAGGGACGAACCATGTCCAACCTGTCCCAGGAGCAAGGCAGCCAAGAAGGATATTGGTCGTACATGCAGCGCCAAGTGCAGCAGCGCACTGAAAATCTGAACCTTGCCGGTGACCAGATGGAACGACTAGAAGAAAACAGCAGTAACTGGGCTCGGGACGTCAATAAGTACGTTCAaaatcagaagaagaaggcggtGCTGGGTG TGTTAGGGTCGAAGTTTGGACTCTAA
- a CDS encoding THUMP domain protein: MAGTGKRSMPDNSSQSSKKRKGGGNWHKHQNGKAGIESGDWGVFVTCEIGKEGKCISEVLDLFSQSIETPDAGGQDGDSSSEDEDDIEAQIRKEVAGLKPSSAKPRQFQAIRLDIPCVSFIRFDKSIDPEKLVHQICVDAHANPDRKRSRYIQRMTPVKSIRKTLSVDLEAFAREILKPHFHSGGGPKKFAIRPAMRSNQKFDRDNLIKTIASVVGPEHSVDLKNYDLIILVDIIKNVIGMSVAGSDYEKLKRYNLAELYKPAPSSQEVEPKPSTD, from the exons ATGGCGGGAACAGGAAAAAGGAGCATGCCGGACAACTCATCTCAGTCctccaaaaaaagaaag GGAGGCGGTAATTGGCATAAGCATCAAAATGGCAAAGCTGGCATTGAAAGTGGAGATTGGGGAGTTTTTGTAACTTGCGAAAtaggaaaggaagggaaatgTATCTCGGAGGTGCTTGATCTCTTCTCCCAG AGCATCGAAACGCCAGACGCGGGGGGTCAAGATGGTGACTCCAGTtcggaggacgaggatgatatcgaagcccaaatcagaaaagaagTCGCAGGGCTGAAGCCTAGCTCGGCCAAGCCTCGTCAGTTTCAGGCCATCAGGCTAGACATTCCGTGTG TATCGTTTATACGATTCGATAAGTCGATTGATCCCGAGAAGCTCGTCCATCAGATCTGCGTGGACGCGCATGCCAACCCAGACAGGAAGAGAAGCCGATACATCCAACGAATGACGCCTGTCAAATCTATCCGAAAGACCCTCAGTGTTGATTTAGAGGCTTTTGCGCGTGAGATTTTAAAGCCTCACTTTCACTCCGGTGGGGGTCCCAAAAAG TTCGCTATCCGGCCTGCGATGAGGAGCAACCAAAAGTTCGACAGAGATAATCTCATCAAAACAATAGCCAGTGTTGTGGGACCTGAGCATTCTGTTGATCTTAAAAATTACGATCTTATTATTCTTGTTGATATTATCAAG AACGTGATTGGGATGAGTGTTGCCGGAAGTGACTACGAGAAGCTGAAAAGATACAATCTAGCTGAGCTCTACAAACCAGCACCAAGCTCGCAGGAAGTCGAGCCTAAACCGTCAACTGATTGA
- a CDS encoding thiamine pyrophosphate-requiring enzyme (pyruvate decarboxylase PdcA, putative): MATDIATRDLRKPIDVAEYLFRRLREVGVRAVHGVPGDYNLVALDYLPKCDLHWVGNCNELNAGYAADGYARINGMSALVTTFGVGELSALNAIAGAYSEFVPIVHIVGQPHTKSQKDGMLLHHTLGNGDFNVFTRMSADISCTLGCLNSTHEVATLIDNAIRECWIRSRPVYISLPTDMVTKKIEGERLDTPLDLSLPPNDPEKEDYVVDVVLKYLHAAKKPVILVDACAIRHRVLDEVHEFVEKSGLPTFVAPMGKGAVDETHKNYGGVYAGTGSNPGVREQVESSDLILSIGAIKSDFNTTGFSYRIGQLNTIDFHSTYVRVRYSEYPDINMKGVLQKIVQRMGNLNVGPVSPPSNLLPDNEKASTEQAITHAWLWPTVGQWLKEKDVVITETGTANFGIWDTRFPAGVTAISQVLWGSIGYSVGACQGAALAAKEQGRRTVLFVGDGSFQLTLQEVSTMIRNNLNPIIFVICNEGYTIERYIHGWEAVYNDIQPWDFLNIPVAFGAKDKYKGYKVTTRDELRELFANEEFASAPCLQLVELHMPRDDCPASLKLTAESAAERNKSL; encoded by the exons ATGGCGACAGATATCGCTACAAGGGATCTTCGCAAGCCCATAGATGTCGCTGAGTACCTCTTCAGGCGACTTCGTGAGGTTGGCGTTCGTGCAGTACACGGTGTTCCTG GGGACTACAACTTGGTGGCTTTGGATTACCTGCCAAAATGCGATCTTCATTGGGTAGGAAACTGTAATGAGCTTAATGCCG GATACGCTGCTGATGGATACGCTCGAATCAATGGAATGTCTGCTTTAGTCACCACCTTTGGTGTGGGTGAGCTATCGGCGCTCAATGCTATTGCTGGTGCATACTCCGAATTTGTGCCTATCGTTCACATTGTTGGTCAACCGCATACGAAATCACAGAAAGATGGAATGCTCCTCCACCACACCTTGGGCAACGGCGACTTCAACGTCTTCACCAGAATGAGTGCCGACATCTCTTGCACACTTGGATGTTTGAACTCAACTCACGAAGTGGCGACCCTCATTGATAATGCTATCCGAGAATGTTGGATTCGTAGTCGACCGGTTTATATCTCTCTCCCTACCGATAtggtgacaaagaaaatcgagGGAGAACGGCTGGATACCCCTCTCGATCTTAGTCTACCACCGAACGAtcccgaaaaagaagattaCGTTGTGGATGTGGTTCTCAAGTATCTGCACGCTGCAAAGAAACCCGTTATTCTTGTCGATGCTTGTGCTATCCGCCATCGTGTGCTCGATGAAGTTCATGAGTTCGTGGAAAAATCTGGGCTACCCACATTCGTGGCTCCAATGGGTAAAGGAGCAGTGGATGAGACTCACAAGAACTACGGCGGTGTTTACGCTGGTACTGGATCAAACCCAGGTGTTCGTGAGCAAGTCGAATCTTCAGACTTGATTCTGAGCATCGGTGCTATCAAGTCCGATTTCAACACGACTGGGTTCTCTTACCGTATTGGCCAACTCAACACCATTGACTTCCATAGTACATACGTGCGCGTCCGGTACTCCGAATACCCTGATATCAACATGAAAGGCGTCCTTCAAAAGATTGTTCAAAGAATGGGCAATCTCAATGTCGGACCAGTCTCGCCGCCGTCGAACCTACTGCCGGACAACGAGAAGGCATCAACCGAACAGGCGATTACCCACGCATGGCTCTGGCCTACTGTCGGGCAGTGgctgaaagaaaaggatgTTGTTATCACGGAAACCGGCACTGCCAATTTCGGTATCTGGGACACTCGGTTCCCGGCAGGTGTTACAGCCATTAGTCAGGTTCTTTGGGGTAGTATCGGCTATTCAGTTGGAGCTTGTCAAGGTGCTGCGTTGGCCGCAAAAGAGCAGGGCCGACGGACTGTACTTTTCGTGGGTGACGGAAGTTTCCAGCTGACGCTCCAGGAAGTCAGCACCATGATAAGAAATAACCTTAACCCTATCAT CTTTGTCATTTGCAACGAAGGATATACCATCGAACGGTACATTCATGGATGGGAAGCTGTTTACAATGACATCCAGCCCTGGGACTTCTTGAACATTCCTGTGGCATTCGGCGCGAAGGACAAGTACAAAGGATACAAGGTCACAACCCGAGACGAGTTGAGGGAGCTTTTCGCAAATGAAGAATTTGCTTCGGCACCCTGTCTCCAG TTGGTTGAGCTCCACATGCCTCGCGACGATTGCCCAGCCAGTTTGAAATTGACAGCCGAATCGGCCGCTGAGCGGAACAAGTCCCTTTAA